The DNA segment TCTCCATTTTTCATTTCTTCCCCGAAAAGATTACACAATACTCTTCTAAAATATTCGTGTCTCGGGTAAGAAAGGAAACTTCTGGAATCCGTAAGCATTCCCACGAAGCAGCTGATTAATCCCATGTTGGAAAGCGCATTCATCTGTTTGATCATTCCGTCCTTCTGATCCAGAAACCACCATCCAGACCCGAACTGTACTTTTCCTTTAATGCTACCGTCATTAAAGTTTCCGATCATGGTTGCGAAAATCTCGTTGTCGGCAGGATTTAAATTATATAAAATGGTTTTCGTTAATTTATCTTTTCCGTCTAACGCATTTAAAAATTTAGATAGATTTTCCGCCTGCACGAAATCTCCAATAGAATCCCATCCTGTATCCGGACCAAGGATTCTGTGCATTCTTTCATTATTGTTTCTTAATGCTCCCAAGTGAAACTGCTGAACCCAGCCGAATTGATGATAGGTTTCACCTAAGAATAATAAAATCGCTGTCTTGAATTGGTTCACCTGTTTTTCAGCGATAACTTTTCCATTCAGTTTATCATTAAAGATTGCGTTCACTTCCGCTTCTGTAGCTTCCTCGTAAGAGATATTATTTAACCCGTGGTCGCAAAGCCGGCATCCGTTTTCGTGGAAGTATTCAATTCTTTTTAATAAAGCGTCACATAATGTCTGGTATGAATTGATTTCAATTCCGGCAGCTTCGCCCAATTTTGAAATGTAATCTGCAAAGTTGTGATTTTCTATTAAAATGGCTTTATCCGGGCGGAAGGCAGTACTGACTTTGATGGAGAAATCACTTTTCGCCAGATCCTGATGATAATTGAGAGTATCGGTAGGATCTTCTGTTGTACACAGAGATTCCACATTCATCATTTTTAATAATCCTCTGGTGGATTTTTCAGGAGTCTGAAGCTGTGCGGTGATGTTATCGTAAATTTCCGAAGCATTGTTTTCATTCAGCAATTCATCAATTCCGAAATATCTTTTTAATTCCAGGTGCGTCCAGTGATATAAAGGATTTCTCAGGGTGTAAGGAACCGTATTTGCCCATGCCTGAAATTTTTCTTTGTCTGAAGAATCCCCTGTAATAAATTTTTCGTTTACGCCTAAAGTACGCATGGCTCTCCACTTGTAATGATCGCCGGCAATCCATACTTTAGAAATATTTTCGAAAACAGTATCTTCTGCAATATCTTTAGGGATCAGGTGATTGTGATAATCAATGATCGGTTGTTTTTCTGCAAATCTGAAATATAATTCTTCAGCGTATTTACTTTGTAATAAAAATTGATCTGTTATAAAAGGTTTCATTCTCGTGTAATTCTTTTGTTATTCATTAGCAGGTTTCCCGATAGTGGCGAGAATTCCTCCATCAACATAAATGATCTGTCCGTTGATGAATCTGCTTGCTTCGGATGCCAGGAAAATAGCTGTCCCTGCAAGATCTTCAGGATTTCCCCATCTTCCTTCCGGAGTTCTGCTGATGATAAAATCGTTGAACGGATTTCCATCCACCCTGATAGGTTCAGTTTGTGAAGTGGCAAAATATCCGGGACCAATACCGTTCACCTGAATATTATGTTTTGCCCATTCTGTTGCTAAATTTTTGGTCAGCATTTTCAGGCCTCCTTTTGCAGAAGCGTATGCTACTACATTGTCCCGGCCCAGCTCACTCATCATTGAGCAGATATTGATGATCTTTCCTGATCTTCTTTTGATCATGTATCTCCCAACCAGTTTGGACATGATAAAAGGACCTGTAAGATCTACGTCGATTACTTTTCTAAAGTCTTCTACTTCCATATCAATTGCCGGAATACGTTTGATGATTCCTGCATTATTGACAAGGATGTCTATTTTTCCATGGGTGGCTTCCATCAGAGCTACTTTCTGTGCAGCTTCCAGTTCGTCCGTTACATCAAAAATATAACCGGTTGCTTTGTATCCTTTTGAATGATAATAGTCTAAAGCTTCTTCTAATTTGGACGGAGTTGTACTTGTAATTGCCAGTTCGGCACCTGCGGCTGCAAGACCTTCTGCCATTGCCATTCCTAATCCGTGAGTTCCGCCGGTAACAACTGCTACTTTTCCGGATAAATCAAATAAATTCATTTGAAAAATTACTTTAGTTCGTTTGTTTTGATACCATCCATATCACCGTAATCCATATTTTCTCCGGCCATTCCCCATATAAAAGTATAATTGGAGGTTCCCACTCCTGAATGGATAGACCATTCCGGGGACAAAACAGCCTGTCTGTTGGTCATAAAGATATGACGGGTTTCGTGGGGCTGCCCCATAAAGTGGCTTACCGTCTGCCCTTCTTCAAGATCAAAGTAGAAATAAGCTTCCATTCTTCTAGCATGAGTATGTGCAGGCATTGTGTTCCAAACGCTTCCCGGATGAAGTTCCGTCATTCCCATTTGCAGCTGACAGGTTTCCAACACAGAATTTACAATGAGTTTATTTATGGTGCGCTTGTTAGCATACTTTTCTTCACCTAATTCTACGATTTCAGCTTCATTTTTCGTGATCTTTTTATTCGGGTAACTGTGATGTGCCGGAGCGGAATTGATGTAAAAGTAGGATTGTGCATCACCCGCTTTTTCAAAAATCACTTCTTTCGCGCCTTTTCCTATGTATAAAGCTTCTTTGTTGTTAAGTTCATATACTTCACCATCTACTGTTATTCTTCCGGCTCCGCCAACGTTGATAATCCCCAATTCTCTTCTGTCAAGAAAATGCTGCGCTTTCAGATCGTCAGTAGGCTCCAGTTTTAAAGCTTTTGTTGAGGGCATCACGCCTCCTACAATCAGTCTGTCATACATAGAATAGACTAATTTTATCTCGTCTTCATTAAATAGATCATCGATCAGAAACTCCCTCCTGAGATCTTCTGTTGTATATTTTTTTACATCTTCAGGGTGATGGGCGTAGCGAAATTCTGATTTTTGCATACTTCTTATTTTTTGCGGTTTTATCAAAACCAGTTAAACATTGCGTAATCGATTGCATAAATTACACTAAAAATCTTTAGAAATACTTATGGGGATAAATATATAACTATTCTTTAAATCCTTAACAAAAATTTAATTTAAATTTATAAAAAGTTGATTATAAGTCAATAAAGTATAATTAAAGTAAGCAATTCTAGAATAAAAACACTTTTTTAGAATTGAGATAATCACCCAAAATATTAAACAGTAACATTTATAATTTAAAAAAACTGAACATATGTAATGAGTTTTTATGAATTAATATTAAAAAAACAAAATTCATACAATTCAATATTTAAGTTTGATTAAATTGTAAATAATCTTATTGAATTACAGCACATGAAAGATGATAAAAATCAGTAAAAAATCTTAAATCTCATTTCTTACATTCAATTTTGGTAAATATTTTAGTTCAAAAACTCAGCGATTTTAATTAAATTTTAAGCTAAAAATTAATCAGCAATAATTTTTTTTATTATTTTTTTATCAACGTCATTTTTTGAAACACATTATATAAAACACTATATTACAGCATTTTAAATAACTTATTTTAATTACTGTTACTTTAAAATGAATAACCTTCAAACCTGAATTAAGGAAAAAATAATATTTTTTTCTTTGCATATTGGAAAATAATATTAGTTTAGAAGCCAAGATATTTGTCATGAAAAATTACGCAATCGATTGCACAATGATAAGCGTTAATTTTTTGAAAAATATTTTCCACTAAAAAATAGAATACTTAAAAATCCACCACAAAACAAAAATTGAAAAAAACTTTCAACCAAAATTAAAACTATAAGGATACAAAATGGATAAAAAAGTACAATCAGTAAAGTGGTTATACCTAACTGCCTTTCTACTTCCTGTCCTTGCTATGGCTCAAGAAAAAGAAACCAAAAAGGATAAAGAAACCAATATTGATGAAGTAGTCCTGGTAGGATACACCAAGGTTTCTAAAAAGGATGTTACCAATGCCGTTTCTTCAGTAAAAGCGGAAGCTATAAAGGATATGCCATCCAACAATGCTGCAGAAGCCATCCAGGGAAGACTTGCCGGTGTGCAGGTTTCCCTGAGCGAAGGATCTCCGGGAGCAGACGTTGATATCGTGATCAGAGGAGGAAACTCCATTACCGGCAGCAATGCTCCCCTGTATATTGTTGACGGAGTTCAGATGGACAATGCTTTGACAATATTATCTCCGAAAGAAATTGAGTCTATTGAAGTTCTGAAAGATGCTTCTTCTACCAGTATTTATGGAGCCAGAGGAGCAAATGGGGTTGTCCTGATCACCACAAAAGGCGGTCGTAAAAGGGCAAAAACATCTATCAATTACAACGGATTTTTAGGAGTACGATCGATCCAGAATACAATTAATGTGCTGGATCCGTATCAGTATGTATTGTATCAGTATGAAATCTACAATAAAGGGGGTGTACAAACGGACATTGATGCCTTTAATACGAGATACGGAAATTTTCAGGACATCGGAAAAAACTATGGAAATATTAAGAAAATAGACTGGCAGGATGAGGTTTTTGGAAGAGAAGCTTTCAACTTCACGCATAATATTGCTGTTACGGGAGGGTCTGAAAATTCTTCTTTTTCATTGTCATTAAATAATGTTCAGGAAGACGGAATCATGATTGGATCGGGATTTAAGAGAAATATGGCCAATTTCAAATATGATTATGATCTCTCCAAAAAGCTGAGCATGACGCTCAATGCAAGATACAGCAGACAGACCATCTACGGTGCCGGAACTTCCGCAACAGGATCACAAAGTACCAACCGATTGAGAAATGCAGTAAGATATCAACCTTTTGAGGGAGGGCCCGCTCAAAACATTGATGAGTTTGATCCTTTATTTGCGAATGAAACCAACCTTGTAAACCCTCTCATTCTTGCTGATAATGAAGTGAAAGAAAACGGCAGAAATGATCTCTTATTGAATGGTGTCATTGAATACAGGATCAATAAAAATTTCACCTTCCGGAGTGTTATAGGATACGTGCAGCGAGATGAATCTGTAAATCAGTTTTCGGGTGTGGTTACCAGTCTCGCAAGACAGAATAATGATCAGCCTGTCGTATTTTTAAGCAAAGCTCAATCAAGAAGAATTACCAATACCAATACTTTAAATTTCAGGAAAACATACGGCAGTCATAAAGTAGATTTCCTTTTAGGACAGGAAACTGTAAAAACCGATGCTGAATCGTTATCAATGAATATCAAATGGCTTCCGAAATCAATCAGTCCTCAGGAAGCATTTGCCAACATCCAGTCGGCCAGTCCGCCTTCAGGGTTGGTTCAGGATAATCCACGAACAGAATTGCTGCCGGACAGAATCGTATCGTTTTTCGGAAGAGCCAATTATATCTTCAAGAACAAATATATTGTAACAGCTTCTATGAGAGCAGACGGATCAAGTGTATTCGGTCCCGGAAACAGATGGGGATATTTCCCCGCAGCTTCCGTTGCATGGAAGATCAATGAAGAAAATTTCCTGAAAGAAAGCCGTGTTATCAGCGAACTGAAGCTGAGAGCGGGATATGGTCTTTCCGGAAACAACAGAATTAAAGCTTTCCTGTATGATACTTTTTTTACCACGTCATCTGATTACGGTTATGCTTTCGGAACAAATGTAACCCCTGGAGCAACCACAGGTAATATCATGGCTAATAAAAATGTTAAATGGGAATCCGCGACTTCAAAAAATGCAGGATTGGATTTTGGCTTGTTTAAAGGAAAAGTTTATGGTTCCGTTGATGTTTACCAAACCGATACGAAAGATCTTCTTTTACTGGCGAAAATTCCGCAGACAACAGGTTACGAATACCAATACCAGAATTCCGGCAGCACAACCAACAAAGGAATTGAAGTTTCAGTAGGAAGTACCATCATCAGCAATGATAACTTTACCTGGAAAATTGATGCTAACATTTCATCCAACAGAAATACCATCAAAAGCTTAGGAAACAGTGCTTCTGCAAGTTCCAACTATTACCTGTTTCCTTCCGGATGGCAGAATAACCTCAACGATTTCTTAGTACAGGTGGGCAAGCCCGTTGGTACTTACTGGGGATATGTAACCGCCGGAAGGTATGAAATAAATGATTTTGATTATAACCCGACAACCCAGGCTTATACCCTGAAAGCAGGAATCGCAAGTTCTGCAGCAGCCGCCAACGGAGCAAGACCTGTACAGCCAGGAGACCTGAAACTGGAAGACCTCAACGGAGATGGTGTAATTGATAACAATGACATGACCGACCTCGGAAGTGCACAGCCAAAATTCTATGGCGGATTTAACCAGACGTTCCGTTACAAAAACTGGGATATGAGTGTAATGTTCAATTTCTCAGTTGGAAACAAAGTTTACAATGCCAACAAAATCGAATATTCTACCCAATACCTTTACAGGGACAACAATATGCTTGCTGAAGTTGCTGACCGCTGGAGATGGTTTGATGATAACGGGGTAAAAGTAAATGATCCTAATGCTTTAGCTGCACTGAACGCCAATACGACTATGTGGACTCCGCCGGCAGGTGCTTATTTCCTTCATTCGTATGCTATCGAAGACGGCTCTTTCCTTCGTCTGAATAACCTGACCATAGGGTATTCTCTTGGAAAAGACTTTACCAAACAACTCGGACTTTCCAATTTCAGATTATATTTCACCATGAATAATGTATTTACCATTACAGGATATTCAGGATATGATCCGGAAGCCAATACAAGAAGAAATCCTTTAACACCTGGTGTAGATTATGCCGCTTATCCGCGAAGCAGATTCATTTTATCGGGAGTTGATATCACTTTTTAATCTTACTATTATGAAAAAAAATACATTTTTAATAATCGTTTTTTCCATTGCAGGACTTTTATCTTTTAATTCCTGCGAAGAATATCTGGACGTAGAAAGCTTATCCAATACTGCTGAAAAACAACAGTTTGATTCAGTTTCTGACACCTTCTCTGCATTGGTAGGAGTGTATAACAGCACAATGGGTGACAATACATACGGACAGAGAATGAATCTTATCCTTTCGCAATCGGGAGATGATATGAGAACTTCAGGAGATTACAATGCCAATGACAGGAGAGGCGTTAGCTGCTTCGGTGCCATTCCTACCAATACTGAACTTCTTAGACCTTTTCTGGATACCTATGCCGGTATTGAAAGAGCGAATCTCGTCATCAAAAATATTCCGCTTTCTCCGGTTTTCCAGACAGGTTCTGAAGCGGATAAAAAAATGATGAACAGGTATCTGGGGGAAGCCCTTACTTTAAGAGCACACTTTTATCATGATCTTATTAAAAACTGGGGTGACGTTCCTTTTCAGGATGTTCCTTCTGCAGATCTTCCCGATCTTTATCTGGCTAAAACAGACAGAGATATCATTTATGATAAAATTCTGGATGACTTATTAAAAGCGGAAAGCCTCGTGCCATGGAGATCAGAAGGAGGTACTACTCCACAAAGAATTTCGAAGGCTGCCGTAAAAGGTTTAAGAGCGAGAATCGCATTAGCAAGAGCGGGATATTCGTTGAGAAGAAATCCACAGATGATGATGCAGGGATCTAATCCTCAAAAATATTATCAGATTGCTTATGACGAATGTAAAGACATCATCAATTCCGGGCAGCACCAGCTTAATCCAAGCTATGAAGGATTATTCAGATCACTGCATACCAACAGTCCGGATACCACCAATGAAATCATTTATGCAATCGGAGCTTTCGGAGGGAACTCAAGAACAGACAGTAAAATCGGATATTATAATGGTTTAAGACATGATGACACAGACTGGAAATCTTCAGGAGGGATCAATGCCATTCCGGTTTATTTTTATGAGTTTACCAAATATGATGTAAGAAGAGATGTTAATATTGCTATTTTCAGGGTAAGTACTTCAAAACAGGAAGAACTCCAGACATCAATCAACTGGAACGACGGTAAATTCAGAAAATCGTGGACTTCCATCACGGGAACTTCCCAAAACCTGGGAATCGACTGGCCTCTGTTACGATATTCCGATATTCTTCTCATGTTTGCGGAAGCCGATAATGAGCTGCATAACGGTCCGTCCCAGGAAGCTATCAATGCTGTGATGGCCGTAAGACAAAGAGCTTATGCAGGAAATTTAGGCCAGGTTGGAACCATTCCTACAGACAAGCCCGGATTTTTTAATTATATCGTAAAAGAAAGAATGCTG comes from the Chryseobacterium nepalense genome and includes:
- the uxaC gene encoding glucuronate isomerase translates to MKPFITDQFLLQSKYAEELYFRFAEKQPIIDYHNHLIPKDIAEDTVFENISKVWIAGDHYKWRAMRTLGVNEKFITGDSSDKEKFQAWANTVPYTLRNPLYHWTHLELKRYFGIDELLNENNASEIYDNITAQLQTPEKSTRGLLKMMNVESLCTTEDPTDTLNYHQDLAKSDFSIKVSTAFRPDKAILIENHNFADYISKLGEAAGIEINSYQTLCDALLKRIEYFHENGCRLCDHGLNNISYEEATEAEVNAIFNDKLNGKVIAEKQVNQFKTAILLFLGETYHQFGWVQQFHLGALRNNNERMHRILGPDTGWDSIGDFVQAENLSKFLNALDGKDKLTKTILYNLNPADNEIFATMIGNFNDGSIKGKVQFGSGWWFLDQKDGMIKQMNALSNMGLISCFVGMLTDSRSFLSYPRHEYFRRVLCNLFGEEMKNGELPDDIEHVGKIISDICYHNAKNYFDF
- a CDS encoding gluconate 5-dehydrogenase; this encodes MNLFDLSGKVAVVTGGTHGLGMAMAEGLAAAGAELAITSTTPSKLEEALDYYHSKGYKATGYIFDVTDELEAAQKVALMEATHGKIDILVNNAGIIKRIPAIDMEVEDFRKVIDVDLTGPFIMSKLVGRYMIKRRSGKIINICSMMSELGRDNVVAYASAKGGLKMLTKNLATEWAKHNIQVNGIGPGYFATSQTEPIRVDGNPFNDFIISRTPEGRWGNPEDLAGTAIFLASEASRFINGQIIYVDGGILATIGKPANE
- the kduI gene encoding 5-dehydro-4-deoxy-D-glucuronate isomerase, which encodes MQKSEFRYAHHPEDVKKYTTEDLRREFLIDDLFNEDEIKLVYSMYDRLIVGGVMPSTKALKLEPTDDLKAQHFLDRRELGIINVGGAGRITVDGEVYELNNKEALYIGKGAKEVIFEKAGDAQSYFYINSAPAHHSYPNKKITKNEAEIVELGEEKYANKRTINKLIVNSVLETCQLQMGMTELHPGSVWNTMPAHTHARRMEAYFYFDLEEGQTVSHFMGQPHETRHIFMTNRQAVLSPEWSIHSGVGTSNYTFIWGMAGENMDYGDMDGIKTNELK
- a CDS encoding SusC/RagA family TonB-linked outer membrane protein, translated to MDKKVQSVKWLYLTAFLLPVLAMAQEKETKKDKETNIDEVVLVGYTKVSKKDVTNAVSSVKAEAIKDMPSNNAAEAIQGRLAGVQVSLSEGSPGADVDIVIRGGNSITGSNAPLYIVDGVQMDNALTILSPKEIESIEVLKDASSTSIYGARGANGVVLITTKGGRKRAKTSINYNGFLGVRSIQNTINVLDPYQYVLYQYEIYNKGGVQTDIDAFNTRYGNFQDIGKNYGNIKKIDWQDEVFGREAFNFTHNIAVTGGSENSSFSLSLNNVQEDGIMIGSGFKRNMANFKYDYDLSKKLSMTLNARYSRQTIYGAGTSATGSQSTNRLRNAVRYQPFEGGPAQNIDEFDPLFANETNLVNPLILADNEVKENGRNDLLLNGVIEYRINKNFTFRSVIGYVQRDESVNQFSGVVTSLARQNNDQPVVFLSKAQSRRITNTNTLNFRKTYGSHKVDFLLGQETVKTDAESLSMNIKWLPKSISPQEAFANIQSASPPSGLVQDNPRTELLPDRIVSFFGRANYIFKNKYIVTASMRADGSSVFGPGNRWGYFPAASVAWKINEENFLKESRVISELKLRAGYGLSGNNRIKAFLYDTFFTTSSDYGYAFGTNVTPGATTGNIMANKNVKWESATSKNAGLDFGLFKGKVYGSVDVYQTDTKDLLLLAKIPQTTGYEYQYQNSGSTTNKGIEVSVGSTIISNDNFTWKIDANISSNRNTIKSLGNSASASSNYYLFPSGWQNNLNDFLVQVGKPVGTYWGYVTAGRYEINDFDYNPTTQAYTLKAGIASSAAAANGARPVQPGDLKLEDLNGDGVIDNNDMTDLGSAQPKFYGGFNQTFRYKNWDMSVMFNFSVGNKVYNANKIEYSTQYLYRDNNMLAEVADRWRWFDDNGVKVNDPNALAALNANTTMWTPPAGAYFLHSYAIEDGSFLRLNNLTIGYSLGKDFTKQLGLSNFRLYFTMNNVFTITGYSGYDPEANTRRNPLTPGVDYAAYPRSRFILSGVDITF
- a CDS encoding RagB/SusD family nutrient uptake outer membrane protein; the protein is MKKNTFLIIVFSIAGLLSFNSCEEYLDVESLSNTAEKQQFDSVSDTFSALVGVYNSTMGDNTYGQRMNLILSQSGDDMRTSGDYNANDRRGVSCFGAIPTNTELLRPFLDTYAGIERANLVIKNIPLSPVFQTGSEADKKMMNRYLGEALTLRAHFYHDLIKNWGDVPFQDVPSADLPDLYLAKTDRDIIYDKILDDLLKAESLVPWRSEGGTTPQRISKAAVKGLRARIALARAGYSLRRNPQMMMQGSNPQKYYQIAYDECKDIINSGQHQLNPSYEGLFRSLHTNSPDTTNEIIYAIGAFGGNSRTDSKIGYYNGLRHDDTDWKSSGGINAIPVYFYEFTKYDVRRDVNIAIFRVSTSKQEELQTSINWNDGKFRKSWTSITGTSQNLGIDWPLLRYSDILLMFAEADNELHNGPSQEAINAVMAVRQRAYAGNLGQVGTIPTDKPGFFNYIVKERMLEFGGEGLRKYDLIRWNLLETKINETRQKLTQFMNGTGAYTNVPEYIFYKKPASGVANYAPAKTAQQNVLDIDFYLNGIAKADVFYSPNQSVATPSGYTKVNWRLAMTQSYISGDPVKSYAYYFQPNRKELLPIAADVINSNYNLTQDYGY